Below is a genomic region from Gadus chalcogrammus isolate NIFS_2021 chromosome 19, NIFS_Gcha_1.0, whole genome shotgun sequence.
CACTTCCCTTACTGATTGCATCTCTGAAATAAAAACCTGGTTCACCTGCaactttctcaaactcaacagTAATAAAACAGAAGTTTTCCTCATCGgcaccaaatcagaaaaacctgACAGCTTTTCCATCACTATCGATAACACCtcagtttccccctcccctcaggttaAGAGTCTGGGTGTCATCCTCGACGGCACACTATCATTCCAGGCACACATCAATAACATCACCAGATCTGCCTATTACCATCTACGCAACATCAACCGCCTCCGCCCATCCCTCACACCCCATAGCACAGCCATCCTTGTTCACACCCTGGTCACTTCCCGCATCGATTACTGTAACTCCCTCCTCTTTGgtatccccctcaagtccatCCGTAAGCTTCAACTGGTCCAGAACTCTGCCGCTCGCATCATCACCCCCTCCATTAATCACATCACTCTtgtccttcagcagcttcaCTGGCTCCCGGTCAAAACCCGCATCCATTTCAAGATTCTGCTCCTCACCTTCAAGACCCTCCACAACCTCGCCCCTCCAAACATTTGTGAACTCCTGCACACCAAAACACCCACCCGCACACTccggtcctcctcttccattcaACTCACTGTACCATCCGCCCGCctggtcaccatggggtccagggCATGCAGCCGAtctgccccccacctctggaacaCCCTACCACCTGACATCCGTAACTCTGACACTCTCTCCACTTTTAAGTCCCgtctaaaaacacatcttttaaAAACTGACATTTTCAATCTAATTCATTGTCTCCCACCCATTTCACCCCACTTGTGtaaattgtttcaatgtatcttgttcttgtgttttttatgattgttgattttattttattttatttatttatttatgtattttaaacactgccctgtaaggtgaccttgagtgctatgaaaggcgccctcaattaaaaatgtattattattattattattatttaatgtccAAGGtagtacactggaaaaagggatttatgccgcacttcatctgattattattttgtaattcaattcaaataaacattttttgttttatttttaaaataacttttttttatttcaaaatactgtgaaatatagatatttttagttaggagttcaattaagaaatatctattttgacaaatgtaaaatgtcaaggttacgtacaagcctgcgcatgcgcattaaatacaaagacgcttacgactactggaccaaaccgcagtgttgccaacttagcgattttgtcgctatatttagctacttttcagacccctttggcgactttttttcaaaacagcgacaagcgacaaatctagcttctttttcagctgctattggtgacttttggcgactttttgaggtgaaagcactacccttgaccagagtgacgatgactcactggcggcagtagctcaggtggtagagcgggttggctggtattctgaaggttgttggttcaatccccggcttcaccaagcagtgtatctaggtgtctttggcaaagcacctaaccctgactgatgtcgcgatgtgatgtcgaatccagacagaagcgcctcaaggccatggagtggcgagagccgagcgggaaaaaatgatgatgatgatgtatacaataatgagaaacaattgtttgattaaattgtaatctttttgattggataaaccaaattatttctgatagatatttcttaaatgagaaccaattgttggagtgaatcaatatttttttgtttaggatttaacatacgatttaaatgtattaacttcattcaaagaatagaattatacttggtgccaagttgtattattttgtttttatgaacataggaaatattttttgaggcaagctatatatttgtcattggctcaagttatgtaatatagatgtgaaccattacccatgttttttttacttggttcaacagaaggctttttccagtgtaccaAAGATATGTATTTCTTACCTTTCACTTTTCTTGTAGGTCTAACTGAATAATCGCAAACGTGTTTGTCGTAGTGTTGTTAGTCAAAATACTGAAATTTCTAACTTCGATACTATAGCTGGAAAAATattgatattctataccattttcatTCTAAACAGTTTTTCAGAAAAGAACGCAGCGGGGGCGATTCCTTAGAGGAGGCAATGGAGCAGTGCCTCCtcgttattaaaataaataaataaaatgattgtgaaattatgattattacttttatttttttattatccatgtgcaatgtgtgtttattactgaataattacatgaacatttttaaaaaaattgctAAGTGCCTTTGCAAGGCAGGAGGCTGGCCGACGTTACTCTGAGTATGTTGTCTCCGGGGATAGCAACTTAAGGGAGGCAAAGGGGCCAGAACTCACTTTTGCTGCCTTTGAGAATAAAAATAACCAATCACAATTCAGTTTCACTGTTGCGAGGTAAATCATCCATACCATGTTAACCATAGGAAGGGAGGCCAGCCTCATCTACTCCTTGCAACCAATCACAAATcagctatttatttttttaaaggggacatattataccacctgtgccctataccacgaagctcgctgaacatacccaggctttcttgggaaaacctggctcgacagagccgcaactcgcaatcagagttaaatggtaccacgaagctcactttagattcaattagttgaaccaggttttccgctttaggttcagtgcgcgttcacgtgaaaggggcgttttttgcgtcatttttctcacctttacgatagatcaagcagtctatatgcgtataagtgaaaagattctgcatattgtctgtaaaataactatgccaaattaatgagccattaatccaaatagaatgatgatgatttaaaaatgcataagcaacgtccatcctgccttattctatcatttagggaactcactttaaatacaccctatttaagaaatatatcgcatgttttcgaccgcaGAGAGGTAGCGTTTgtggcgtagtggattagtataagacccgaacgccagcgaccggggttcaaattcgctggtctatcatcatgcattttacccccatagatgtggtgccagcacggccttgaaaatatggattcaagttcgaaataagcacaaaaatataattccatatgCTTTAgcgaataagtattccatatgcatgagaattaggactttttaagcttcacttaaattcgcgtcacttgggagtcgaaccccccgcgcagaaattcaagactgacgcgctacctccactctagcactctgtcgaggagacacaatgcgcaacagtaatcattgtctacataaggtccaaaaggacgatcaaataacgaacaccctctgatgagaatctgtatctctcatgaagaaccccaatttcgttgtttgtacaatgacaataaagtctgaaatctgaatatcgtcagacaatgccaagggatcggttctgtcccgtaaaaccctctgtctccggagagacgcctgtacgagaagtacggcgggtccacgggaacacccacaaatggtgacgccattgtcagagtaggggctaggaagctgcgcacgccgatttaagtagccgatctccggctagactaagccgaaaaactgctcccgaccaggtttggttgcgagcataagtcaccatggtgatacagcgacgctaaaagagatcgactttcgtggtacaactaacccaggcttggagctcaacatacctcgctaaccctctaagcgagcttcgtggtacagggcccaggtgtgagtgtgattagccttacaagcagtttgtcatcactagtgggcgtgtccccctagatctgtgctggatagatgagcaacgtttacttcagtccactgggtaggctggtagactgatctatccagcacagatctaggtggacacgcccactagtgatgtcatatggggcagattttcgaaacggcttgtaaggctaatcacactgacacctggtggtataatatgtcccctttaacgttCAAAGCAAATGAGCCTAGAAGGCTCATTTGCATTACATTTAAGCAGCACGCACCATGAATGAACATTTCTTAATGAAGTTTAACTTTGTCTGCACGTATGATTTAGAGTTTAGAAGCATTGCACTCTGCTGACACACTGTAGGGTCTAGTTTTTAGTCATGATCCTCTCTAATGCGCCTCCACACGAGGCGTCACGcgacatgtggtcgatagggtttagatgtggtccatagtgtttaaatgtggtccatagtgtttaaatgtggtcgatagtgtttaaatgtgggcgatagtgtttaaatgtggtcgatagggtttacgtctggtccatagtgtttaaatgtgatcgatagtgtttaaatatggtcgatagtgtttaaatgttcttttccctcactctccacctcatccctaactctccacctcaagctggtgtgtagtgagcgttctggcgccgattggctgccgtgcatcacccaagtgggtgctacatattggtggtggttagtgaggtccccccttcactttaggcgtatTCATTTTtaacatgaataataataaggctttaattattattattcatgtttaaccttctgttttccttttattcctagtctgttttacatagttttgaatgatgactatatgctctgtaaggtgaccttgggtgtcttgaaaggcgcctctaaattaaatgtattattattattattattattacttcagAAAATACAAGCATGTGCGGGTACACTGTGCGCGTTCATGAATGCATGTTcatgtttgcctccctggtgagctcggccaggaaccgcTCCAAAGTAAAcagagtatatctccacaactgcaagggctatAATGTCATCTTGGTGCCAATAGAAAGactgttgtgcaagtgaaatattcaatggggataatacttggtcaAAGTGAATagagccatggaacacagcataagtggaagataacatttccaccttaaataattatcagttggtcgttatcagttggtAGCCCTGTCTttctatgagacacaaataaaggtagatatcttacaattttgacacttgacgcctctatttaaagttcagggcaaatataatcAAATGACGCCAAGccaaacacacgcaaatacacataGGGGacctagattgcgctgaagaacatgtgttctgattgaaggcaatttacctttttcctaagaaaccttctctcgTCATTGATTGTAAACACCATGTTAATTTGCAAAATTTTGCCCAGACACAGGaatatctgtttatggtggttttatgagatcagaatcaactttgtggacaaaaataaCAAAGGTAAAACTTCATTATTGGTTGTTAAaggaaaaggggacgtttcttcttaagttgttatttacAAGTTTTCGTCACAGAATGATACGGTTTGGACAGtcggaataagtggaggctcggCTTTCATATAATATGTAGTTTACTTTGTGCAGGTCCAATTTcatgaaaaagatcgctattgctgtgcatgtgttgttattaaagggttagggttatcactactccattttccTTCTCTACCTAAACGGGTCGCGGAGGCGCTGCCCTTGAGATGCTAGCtatgttggctaacctttagctaaCACCGTTGAATCACTCAATTACAAGTCAAAGGTGACTTGTAATTTCAAGAGTTCCAAGATCTCTAACGAACAGCTGTGCTAAATAACTGACACCACCCAATGCGTGACTTTTGCTACCAATAACATCGTAAGTATAATGTAGGTCATGTATACTTGTATACTTGTATACTTGTATACTTGTATACTTGTATACTGGACAAAGCGAACTACAGTAACAGGTTATATTCGACAGGTTATACATCAGGCCAGAATAATAATGAAGAGAACACAGTTCCTGCGACTGCTTGACCACTGGTTCATGCCGGGGCGCCCAAGGCTGATGGAAAATATGATGATCAtgatcatgacacacacacacacacacacacacttactctaTCTTCTGCGTGCAATCGTAACGGATTTTAGGATTGAGCTTCGCCTTTAATTTCTTTAAAGATGCATCCTTACAGTTCGCCCTTTGAAAGAAAGTAACATTTTATGTTTAGTCAACAAAAGTAGTTGTATATTGAGGAAGGATTATTAGATACATTAGTAAAAATAACGTACCCATCTTTGTCCTTGTTTACCAGGACGACAGTAAGACTCGTCATGTGGCTGGGATTGAACCTTCCAACTTCGATTTCGGCAAAAATACTTCAAAAGTGCAAACACAAAAGTTAAGTTTCCTCATTGAAAATGATGAACAATTGAACGTTGTATTACAGCATTTATTGAGTGCTTGCGCTTCCAAGGTTGAGTGGATATGGCCATAACTTTCGAACCAAtcaaaaactgttttgtttAGGAGTATACTCTAGTGATGCTCTGCTGCCAATCTAATCCTGAATGAGAAACTTGCGTCGCGCCTACTTTTGGTCCCGCCCGGCGCCCTATATgcaaattattttgaaatatgtGAGATAAAATAGCGCCTCAAGCATATCCAATCAGAGTCGACTAGTTAGGAGCGGCTCAAAGCGTCTCCTACCCCGAGGCAGGTACTGTCCTGTACCACTAACTGAGCCGCTAAACGGTGAAGTTGGGCGGATCATCTCTCCCAAGCCACACCCAGAGCGGCTCACTGGAGGGAAAAGTCTCTCATTCAGAACGCGCCTCTAGAAAAGAGATCCAGGAACTGTAACTCCCTGTTTCCCTCCAGCCAGGTCATTAATGAATCATAGCTTCAAGCCATGCTGTTAATCAACCCAAACGGGGGTTCTTGTTAGTCTCCAGGTTATTTTAATCGACAAGCTAGtttaattttttaacattgttgcGTTAACGCAGTAACTGACCTGGTAGGGTTGAAGGGGGTTGGGCTGGAGCCGTTGAGCAGGACGACAGTTCTTCCGCAGGCTACCGCTGCAAACTGAACCAGACAACATGTCACATGCATTGTTATGACCAGGGGCGGGCAGGATAGTGGTTATCAGTCATTGAGTTCTGGGTTTGATGATCAATGAAATTCAAAGAAATACTTCCTCACAAACAAAGCTTCTCATGAAACACAATTTGGGAAACATGATCCATGGACTTGTTTGATTAAAATGTACAATTTTGATTGAGAAAAAAACAGAATATTTATGGCAAATGAAAATATGCTTATTAACGAATATTATTCTATCAATGACAAGCCCACTTCAGAAGGTTGCACGAACTGGAACATGTCATTCTCAAAGAGGACAACTCCCTTAACATGTTTATAGAGTTGTGTGTCAATTTCTTATTCAATGACGTCACAGTGTCAATGAATTGCTCTTAAGCTTCATAATTTACTTTTaaatgagtgtctgtgtgtgtgtgtgcgtgtgcgtgtgcgtgcgtgcgtgcgtgcgtgcgtgcgtgcgtgcgtgcgtgcgtgcgtgcgtgcgtgcgtgcgtgcgtctgtgtgtgtgtgtctgcgtctgtgtctgtgcgtgtatatgCCTTTATCCGTGTTTTTGCCAGGCCAAGAAACCAGAACTAATTCATTTGTGCTGTAAAAAATACTGCTCTTGAATCACTTGAATCTTAATATTTTCTTGTAAAGAACGTTGTAAACTGCTTTCGAATGGTGCTACACAAGGTATGCAATGCTCTTATCCTATCTTTAGACCTATACATAATTGTGAGTCAACTGTCTCGTGATGACGTACCTCAGCAGACGCTCTGCTCCAGAAGGATCTGACCGGGTTGTTCTTACAATCAGACCAGCCGGGACAACCAGAGGTGAAAGTTTCTGAcagaagagaggcagagagacagaccagagcATGAGAATCAGATGTTTCCAGATCATTAAACAGGATATTAGGGGGCGGGACTAAACATAAagggctttatatatatatcgacaCTATGCATGTCCTACATGTATTGTATATATGGTAGTGGTGTCTTACCTTTGCTCCCCTTCTCCCCACACCAGACCTTTCCATCCAGTACAGATCCCAGCAATGTGTCCGCCATCGTCTGGTAGCAGCCCTCTGCCACCCGGTCGGCCACCTCCTTGGTCCCGCTCCAAAACATcatctgggacacacacacaccacatcctcttaatacacacatatattgaGCTGCCATGGTGTCTTATAAGCCGATGTGGGCTGGGCATGCTAATGCatgacataataataaaaattcaaattcaacaaatttacatacacacgcatatgcatatgtatacaaacaaacatatatatatatatatacatagacatAAACACATAATCTGACGTCTCtgatatttccacaacgagactcgtagtgggggttatctcagccatggttgagaagggggaaaggaactttggctttgactccctgaagttcATGAAAAAACTCTTTCATAAATTAATGACAACCAACACAAGGATTTGTGACTAACCAAAAATTGTCTTCAAGATGGATGGATTCTTTCTTCCGCCAAGCATCAGGCTCTGGTATCATTCAGCCATTAACAGTAAAAGATTCAAGCAAAAAATGATaaaggccgtttctcaattcctagcacgcgtactacggactcgatgacttgcaagcacgtacttggcaagtccgtacttcaagcacagacttgcgagcacgcgagtacgtacctgcaattggaacagcagcggactcgatgacgtcaccacctctgctcgtccgttaactgtgctacggcctcatttaggcatatactactgaacaatattgttacgtattttaagaatctaagctacccacacatagacccaatgaagcaggaccaaacatataagccgtaaatactatacatagccacaaggggagcaagaccttattggaggctgctccagccacagatggcagcgccttttgaataaatgaagaagccgaagccattacggcaccccagccacgcccactaggccacgcccactaggccacgcccactaggccacgcccactaggcaacgcccacttgacggtctctacctgagGACCGGGGGGGAAGAGcgccagagattttcagcgaaacccgcgaagggtcacgggcctctgcccgtggcccatagtagccagagttattatctctcacacgtgttagattcaattccctccgtatagcttcacttaccatgccgaaacatgccgacgactttataataaatgaagtgagttaaagcaacccgggattggacaactttcttcgagaatatgcaacaatataaacaaatgatgtaaaacaaaatcccagcctctttcattttcaaatagtaaatattctgaatgaataaaaatttaaaagatatgcgtgtcctgtcatgtgtatgagctatacacacacgactttatatatatatatttatttaagttaagagtaacttaagctacagttgtgcgtcttctccatattgtccgccatcgtactgctgcgagtgcgaaatgcatcctgggatctatggttgcaagtacacacgagccacctccgatgcatgctcagtgaaacggcgagatcgagcacgcatcaagaacacttccgggttttacgacagtactcgcttgatgcgtgcttcgaattggaacagtgctcgggcaacgactgatgacgtttcacgagtccacgagcacacgagcacgcacaagtacgcgaattgagaaacggcaaaAGTCAAGACCTCTGCaggtcctcttcttctcctaAGTTGTATTAACACATTACTGCCGCCAATAGTATGGGTGTGGAATTGCATCTGTGATCGTTGAATTCTCTGGTAGTACCGCTCGTCAATTGATTGACGGAACAGGGGTACGTCAGGGGCCAATCAGATTTCAGCAGGGGCCAGGGCCCCTTTGGCCCCGCCCCTAGAACTACCAATGGTTAGAGGCCCACTAAAAACCTATAGGCTactaagcatccataaagtagcatgcaatgggacctttaacataaATAGCTTACTTATGTCCAGGGATTGCAACAATGAATAGAGGACCCCTGTTTATGAACGACCAGCCCTGTGTCAAGCCTAACCATGAGTTAGAAACAGGTTAAGTAGTAGTGTGCTCAGGATATTTACCTTGTTGCACATGGGCTGCGGAGGTGCGACGGACAGCAGGTGATCGTAGGCCTTCGGCAGGACCGTACAGGGTTCCTGGCCCACGTACGCTTGCTCAAGGGCACTCCAGACCTTCTCACAGTCGATacttcaaacacaaacagagactgGTTAGAGTAAGACAGACCCTGAACATGGCCTGCAAAACAATCTATATTGTATATCGACTTAAAGTTGTAGGGACCATGACCCCCTGACAGGGGTCATGGTCCACGTATGCTTGCTCAAAGGCACTCCAGACCTTCACACAGTCGGTGCTTTGAACAAAAAAAGAGATTTTTGAGAGTAAGGCGGACCATGAACATGGCCTGCAAAACAATCTATATCGACCTAAAGTTGTAGGGATTTATGAAAAATCCCATAAATTCATTGATTAATACATTTTAGCCATTCaatatcaaaaatacaaaaaatataaaccAGACACAAACCAGGCAGGAAATTCTAAGCCTTtaattgaataaatgttttattgaaATAGAGCTTATCACTTAATAGGCCTAATAAGTCAATGATAATAGGGATGTCAATGGTTAACCGTGTTAACCGGCTGACCTCCGAGAATATTTTTGACCAGTTACGCATGTTGGTTTATAGGTTAATTTGCATTTAATTAggcgggtcttctcaatgccgtggaacgcttcgttcacttgcatgggccacaacttccggcgg
It encodes:
- the LOC130372783 gene encoding ADP-ribosyl cyclase/cyclic ADP-ribose hydrolase 1-like; protein product: MMDRCRCCVLVAGCAIIVLVVGEPVMQNKVTFIDAACQRLARKDEGKSIDCEKVWSALEQAYVGQEPCTVLPKAYDHLLSVAPPQPMCNKMMFWSGTKEVADRVAEGCYQTMADTLLGSVLDGKVWCGEKGSKETFTSGCPGWSDCKNNPVRSFWSRASAEFAAVACGRTVVLLNGSSPTPFNPTRANCKDASLKKLKAKLNPKIRYDCTQKIE